A region of Sphingomonas sp. DNA encodes the following proteins:
- the fabZ gene encoding 3-hydroxyacyl-ACP dehydratase FabZ: protein MADDPSAVIGPFDIRRVMAALPHRFPMLLVDRVEELVVGEKIVATKAVTINEPFFAGHFPDRPIMPGVLIVEALAQAAGVLAVETLGLSGTGKLVYFMAIDGVKFRTPVEPGVLLSLEVEFVQRRATVCKFAGRALIASKLAAECSFTAMIADPPKG, encoded by the coding sequence ATGGCTGACGATCCCAGCGCCGTCATCGGCCCGTTCGACATCCGGCGGGTGATGGCGGCGCTGCCGCACCGCTTCCCGATGCTCCTTGTCGACCGCGTCGAGGAGCTGGTCGTCGGCGAGAAGATCGTCGCGACCAAGGCGGTCACGATCAACGAGCCCTTCTTCGCCGGCCATTTCCCCGACCGGCCGATCATGCCCGGCGTGCTGATCGTCGAGGCGCTGGCCCAGGCGGCCGGCGTGCTCGCGGTCGAGACGCTGGGCCTATCGGGCACCGGCAAGCTGGTCTATTTCATGGCGATCGACGGGGTGAAGTTCCGCACGCCCGTCGAGCCCGGCGTGCTGCTCAGCCTCGAAGTCGAGTTCGTCCAGCGCCGCGCCACGGTCTGCAAGTTCGCCGGCCGCGCGCTGATCGCCAGCAAGCTCGCCGCCGAATGCAGCTTCACGGCGATGATCGCCGACCCCCCTAAGGGCTGA
- a CDS encoding ABC transporter ATP-binding protein: MTALVAARGLSLPGRLAEASLDIGAGELVALVGPNGSGKTSLLHAIAGLGGPAGEVRIDGADPHLIPPARRPHVLTYLPASRDLAWPLLARDMIALGGGEAPPEALELDALLGRRMDRLSTGERGRVLIARALAPKPKLLLLDEPTANLDPLWQIRLMELIRAEVSQGERAALIAMHDLDAAAHHADRVLIMDKGRIAAEGLDGDHIAKIFGIEKADGRWRPVSP, from the coding sequence ATGACGGCGCTCGTCGCGGCGCGCGGCCTGTCGCTACCGGGCCGGCTGGCCGAAGCCTCGCTCGATATCGGCGCGGGCGAGCTGGTGGCCCTGGTCGGCCCGAATGGCAGCGGCAAGACCAGCCTGCTCCATGCCATTGCCGGGCTCGGCGGCCCGGCGGGCGAAGTGCGTATCGACGGCGCCGATCCCCACCTGATCCCGCCGGCTCGGCGGCCGCACGTTCTCACCTACCTGCCGGCCTCGCGCGATCTCGCCTGGCCGCTGCTGGCGCGGGACATGATCGCGCTGGGCGGCGGCGAGGCCCCGCCCGAGGCGCTGGAGCTCGACGCGCTGCTCGGCCGGCGGATGGACCGGCTTTCGACCGGCGAGCGCGGCCGGGTGCTGATCGCCCGCGCGCTGGCGCCGAAGCCGAAACTGCTGCTGCTCGACGAGCCGACCGCCAATCTCGATCCGCTCTGGCAGATCCGGCTGATGGAGCTGATCCGGGCCGAAGTCTCGCAAGGCGAACGCGCCGCGCTGATCGCGATGCACGATCTCGACGCGGCGGCGCATCATGCGGACCGCGTGCTGATCATGGACAAGGGGCGGATCGCCGCCGAGGGCCTCGACGGCGATCACATCGCGAAGATTTTCGGGATCGAGAAGGCCGATGGCCGGTGGCGGCCGGTCAGCCCTTAG
- a CDS encoding OmpH family outer membrane protein: MLTQCTACVAANQQLQAQRQQLEQRAQQLSQPLQTEQQAIQAAVNALPQGAQPDAALQQRIQAFQTQTQNAQTEMQGRQQQFQRNASYVLEQLEGPLNTAITQIMQQRGATIAMDRAATLAINPVVEISDAVLAALNAAVTSVNVNAPPPAQQPAAQQPAQQQPAQQQRRPTGR, encoded by the coding sequence GTGCTCACCCAGTGCACTGCCTGCGTTGCCGCCAACCAGCAGCTCCAGGCGCAACGCCAGCAGCTCGAGCAGCGCGCGCAGCAGCTCAGCCAGCCGCTCCAGACCGAGCAGCAGGCGATTCAGGCCGCCGTAAACGCCTTGCCCCAAGGCGCGCAGCCGGACGCCGCGCTGCAGCAGCGTATCCAGGCCTTCCAGACCCAGACGCAGAACGCGCAGACCGAGATGCAGGGCCGCCAGCAGCAGTTCCAGCGTAACGCCAGCTATGTGCTGGAGCAGCTCGAAGGACCGCTGAACACGGCGATCACCCAGATCATGCAGCAGCGCGGGGCCACTATCGCCATGGACCGTGCCGCGACACTGGCGATCAATCCGGTGGTCGAAATCAGCGACGCCGTGCTCGCCGCGCTCAACGCTGCCGTCACCAGCGTCAATGTGAATGCGCCGCCACCGGCGCAGCAGCCCGCCGCCCAGCAGCCTGCCCAGCAGCAGCCGGCGCAGCAGCAGCGGCGCCCGACGGGCCGTTAA
- the bamA gene encoding outer membrane protein assembly factor BamA, which produces MLGGIAVPAFAQESAPLPQVAPPSPAEPQRTIRTVTIQGNQRLEPETVLSYTQLRAGESYTQERLDDALRDLYATELFADVTIAGADTGDLVIQVRENPVINRIVLEGNRRLKDDKIGPEIRLAPRQIFTRSRARADVARIIELYRRQGRYAATVVPQIVQLDQNRVDVVFEINEGPRSRVRQINIIGNERFGDRRLVSEMATRESVWWNIFSSSDTYDPDRLAFDQQKLRQFYLTQGYADFRVVSAVAELTPDRRDFIITYVIEEGDRYRFGDVSVQSDIREFRGEDLQRTLPMRAGDWYNARQVEDSVTSLNELAGLFGYAFADVRPRFNRSRENLTMGVTFQVAETPRVYVERIDISGNTNTHDKVIRREFRLAEGDPFNNVRVRRSRDRIQSLGFFQENLEIQQTEGSSPDRVVLGIAVEERATGELQLSAGFSSLERFLVALSVRQRNFRGRGQELRAGINYSTYSKSIELGFTEPYLFDRNIAIGFDLFRRDLNSFNLLGSNRQTTYQVISTGGQIRAGVPLTENLSMALRYGLSYDEVSLNEALYFTDPDGAGPLPPQCDPLRASRYLCDSIGNRLTSSVGYSLLYSTLNNTIRPSSGHRLLFNQDFAGLGGDVTYLRTRLSAAKYWNVFNNFIFSLSAEGGYIRSFENSASNVDPLRINDRFFLGSPQMRGFDIRGVGPRIQRIPYEFEYDGPTDTYSDVRLSEDRDRILDDALGGRAYYLGRAELEIPLGSGARDLGLRPSIFADVGAVWGVRRPATFDLEPGSPLTLNECTFEDGTVTTIPRRESACPDGSTLTRLAAAPFREVFLGNTPRPRLSVGFGVNWNSPFGPFRIDIAKALLSEPGDDTKLFSFNVGTAF; this is translated from the coding sequence ATGCTCGGCGGGATCGCCGTCCCGGCCTTCGCCCAGGAAAGCGCGCCGCTGCCGCAGGTCGCCCCGCCCTCGCCGGCGGAGCCCCAGCGCACGATTCGCACCGTCACTATTCAGGGCAATCAGCGGCTCGAGCCAGAGACGGTGCTGTCCTACACCCAGCTGCGCGCCGGTGAGTCTTACACGCAGGAGCGCCTCGACGACGCGTTGCGCGATCTTTACGCCACCGAGTTGTTCGCCGATGTGACGATCGCCGGTGCCGATACCGGCGATCTCGTCATCCAGGTCCGCGAGAACCCGGTCATCAACCGCATCGTGCTGGAAGGCAATCGGCGGCTGAAGGACGACAAGATCGGCCCCGAAATCCGGCTCGCCCCGCGCCAGATCTTCACCCGTTCGCGCGCGCGCGCAGATGTCGCCCGCATCATCGAACTCTATCGTCGCCAGGGCCGCTATGCCGCGACGGTCGTGCCGCAGATCGTCCAGCTCGATCAGAATCGCGTCGATGTCGTTTTCGAGATCAACGAAGGTCCACGTTCGCGCGTGCGGCAGATCAACATCATCGGCAACGAACGATTCGGCGATCGTCGACTGGTCTCGGAGATGGCGACCCGTGAATCGGTGTGGTGGAACATCTTCAGCTCCTCCGACACCTACGATCCAGATCGACTCGCCTTTGATCAGCAGAAGCTGCGGCAATTCTACCTGACCCAGGGCTATGCCGATTTCCGCGTCGTCTCTGCCGTGGCGGAGCTGACGCCGGACCGGCGCGACTTCATCATCACTTATGTCATCGAAGAAGGCGACCGCTACCGTTTCGGCGATGTCAGTGTGCAGAGCGACATCCGCGAATTCCGGGGCGAGGATCTGCAGCGGACGCTGCCGATGCGCGCCGGCGACTGGTACAATGCCCGCCAGGTCGAGGACTCGGTCACCAGCCTCAACGAACTGGCCGGCCTGTTCGGTTACGCCTTCGCGGACGTGAGGCCGCGCTTCAACCGTAGCCGCGAAAACCTGACCATGGGCGTGACCTTCCAGGTCGCCGAGACGCCGCGTGTGTATGTCGAGCGGATCGACATTTCCGGCAACACCAACACGCACGACAAGGTGATCCGGCGCGAATTCCGCCTGGCGGAGGGGGATCCCTTCAACAATGTCCGGGTCCGCCGCTCGCGCGACCGCATCCAGTCGCTCGGCTTCTTCCAGGAAAACCTGGAAATCCAGCAGACCGAAGGTTCATCTCCGGACCGGGTCGTGCTCGGCATCGCCGTCGAGGAGCGGGCGACCGGAGAGCTCCAGCTTTCCGCCGGCTTTTCCAGCCTCGAACGCTTCCTGGTCGCCCTTTCGGTCCGCCAGCGCAATTTCCGCGGCCGCGGCCAGGAGCTGCGTGCCGGCATCAATTATTCGACCTATTCCAAGTCGATCGAGCTCGGCTTCACCGAACCCTATCTGTTCGATCGCAACATCGCGATCGGATTTGATCTGTTCCGCCGCGATCTCAACAGTTTCAACCTGCTGGGCAGCAACCGGCAGACGACCTATCAGGTGATCAGCACCGGCGGGCAGATCCGCGCCGGCGTACCGCTCACCGAAAATCTCAGCATGGCGCTGCGCTACGGCCTTTCCTATGACGAGGTCAGCCTCAACGAAGCGCTCTACTTCACCGACCCTGACGGCGCGGGCCCGTTGCCGCCGCAATGCGACCCGCTGCGCGCCAGCCGCTATCTGTGCGATTCGATCGGCAACCGGCTGACCTCCTCGGTCGGTTATTCGCTGCTCTACAGCACGCTCAACAACACGATCCGGCCGAGCAGCGGCCACCGGTTGCTGTTCAACCAGGATTTCGCCGGCCTCGGTGGCGATGTGACCTATCTGCGCACCCGCCTCAGTGCCGCGAAATACTGGAATGTCTTCAACAACTTCATCTTCTCGCTCAGCGCCGAAGGCGGCTATATTCGTTCGTTCGAGAATAGCGCGTCGAATGTCGATCCGTTGCGGATCAACGATCGCTTCTTCCTCGGCAGCCCGCAGATGCGGGGCTTCGACATCCGCGGCGTCGGCCCGCGCATCCAGCGCATCCCCTACGAGTTCGAATATGACGGGCCGACGGATACCTATAGCGACGTCCGCCTTTCGGAGGATCGGGACCGTATCCTCGACGACGCGCTTGGCGGACGCGCCTATTATCTTGGCCGTGCAGAACTGGAAATCCCGCTCGGCTCCGGGGCGCGCGACCTCGGTCTGCGGCCTTCGATCTTTGCCGATGTCGGCGCGGTATGGGGCGTTCGCCGTCCTGCGACATTCGACCTGGAGCCTGGCTCTCCACTCACGCTGAATGAGTGCACCTTCGAGGACGGCACGGTCACGACGATTCCCCGTCGTGAGTCGGCCTGCCCGGATGGATCGACCTTGACTCGCCTGGCCGCCGCTCCGTTCCGCGAGGTGTTCCTTGGCAATACCCCGCGGCCGCGCCTCTCCGTCGGTTTCGGCGTGAACTGGAACTCGCCATTCGGCCCGTTCCGTATCGATATCGCCAAGGCGCTGCTCAGCGAACCCGGCGATGACACCAAACTCTTCAGCTTCAACGTAGGGACTGCATTCTGA